Proteins from one Brevibacillus humidisoli genomic window:
- the flgF gene encoding flagellar basal-body rod protein FlgF codes for MLRSLYSGVSGMRGFQTKLDVIGNNIANVNTVGFKKSRVMFQDILSQNMAGATGPIEEEVGGLNPKQIGLGSSIASIDVVHSAGSPMTTYLTSDLAIEGDGFFVVNPGGDVETNYLTRNGSFTRDALGQLVTSQGMFVLDAGGEPITIPREDYVSYSIGKNGVITGTTADGVTEEIATIGVVTVSNPGGLKKIGNSLYEVTVNAIEDGEYEIVTPTEANSAIVSGVLEMSNVDLSEEFTEMIVAQRGFQANSRIITTSDTILEELINLKR; via the coding sequence ATGCTTCGTTCTTTATACTCAGGGGTTTCTGGAATGCGCGGCTTTCAAACCAAGCTGGATGTGATCGGAAACAATATCGCCAACGTGAACACGGTAGGCTTTAAGAAAAGCCGCGTTATGTTCCAGGACATTTTAAGCCAAAACATGGCTGGGGCAACTGGACCGATCGAAGAAGAGGTCGGTGGTCTTAATCCCAAGCAGATTGGCCTTGGCAGCAGCATTGCTTCGATTGACGTCGTTCACTCGGCGGGCAGCCCAATGACGACTTATCTAACCTCTGACTTGGCCATCGAAGGAGATGGATTTTTCGTCGTCAATCCGGGCGGTGACGTGGAGACCAACTACCTGACTCGCAACGGTTCTTTTACCCGTGATGCCCTCGGACAATTGGTTACCTCACAGGGGATGTTCGTGCTGGATGCAGGAGGGGAGCCGATCACCATTCCCCGTGAGGATTACGTCTCCTATTCGATTGGCAAAAACGGCGTGATCACTGGAACCACTGCTGACGGCGTAACAGAAGAGATTGCGACAATTGGTGTTGTGACAGTGAGCAATCCAGGTGGACTGAAGAAAATTGGCAACTCACTCTACGAAGTGACGGTAAACGCGATAGAGGATGGTGAATACGAAATCGTCACCCCGACAGAGGCAAACTCCGCGATCGTATCCGGTGTTCTGGAGATGTCCAATGTTGACTTGAGCGAAGAGTTTACAGAAATGATCGTCGCACAGCGCGGCTTCCAGGCAAACTCCCGAATCATCACGACATCTGACACGATTCTGGAAGAGTTAATCAACC